Proteins encoded together in one Mycolicibacter minnesotensis window:
- the glgB gene encoding 1,4-alpha-glucan branching protein GlgB — protein sequence MNTLTRHLAPAPPELARLLAGEHHDPHSILGAHEYGATTVIRTWRPRARRVVALVGDERFVLRELGSGLFSASLPFTDLIDYRLEVHYPETADFAEPTGVHTVADGYRFAPTLGELDLYLFAEGRHERLWEVMGAHHRTFTTPDGVVSGVSFAVWAPNATGVSLIGDFNGWAGDDAPLRSLGSSGVWELFWPDFPTAGLYKFRVHGADGAVSERADPFAYATEVPPRTASVVTASDYTWNDSAWMAQRARRAPANEPMSTYEVHLGSWRPGLSYRQLAIDLTEYVVQQGFTHVELLPVAEHPFGGSWGYQVTSYYAPTARFGSPDDFRALVDALHAAGIGVIVDWVPAHFPKDEWALGRFDGTPLYEHSDPRRGEQLDWGTYVFDFGRPEVRNFLVANALYWLTEFHVDGLRVDAVASMLYLDYSRPHGGWTPNIHGGRENLEAVQFLQELNATTHRVAPGSVTIAEESTSWPGVTRDTGLGGLGFSMKWNMGWMHDTLAYLGHDPVHRSYHHHNMTFSMLYAFSEHFVLPISHDEVVHGKGTLWTRMPGDDHHKAAGLRTLLAYQWAHPGKQLLFMGQEFGQRAEWCNERGVDWFQLDPGREPEGYSPGILRLVSDLNAHYRALPALWSQDADPRGYSWIDANDSASNVLSFLRYGADGSVLACVFNFAGLTHADYHLGLPQAGRWREVLNTDAAGYRGSGQGNLGGVEATDAPWHGRPASAVLVLPALSAVWLAPE from the coding sequence ATGAACACGCTGACCAGACACCTGGCGCCAGCTCCCCCGGAGCTGGCCCGGTTACTCGCCGGTGAACACCACGATCCGCACTCCATCCTGGGCGCCCACGAATACGGGGCGACCACCGTCATCCGGACATGGCGCCCGCGCGCCCGCCGCGTGGTGGCGCTCGTCGGCGACGAGCGTTTTGTCCTGCGCGAACTGGGTTCCGGCCTGTTCTCAGCCAGTCTGCCGTTCACCGATCTCATCGATTACCGCCTCGAGGTGCACTACCCGGAAACGGCCGACTTCGCCGAGCCCACCGGTGTGCACACCGTCGCCGACGGCTATCGGTTTGCACCGACTCTGGGCGAACTGGACCTGTATCTGTTCGCCGAAGGGCGCCACGAACGGCTTTGGGAGGTGATGGGGGCGCACCACCGCACGTTCACAACGCCCGACGGCGTGGTGTCCGGCGTGTCTTTCGCGGTGTGGGCGCCCAACGCCACCGGAGTCAGCCTGATCGGAGATTTCAATGGCTGGGCCGGGGACGACGCCCCGCTGCGGTCGTTGGGTTCGTCCGGCGTCTGGGAGCTGTTCTGGCCCGACTTCCCCACCGCCGGCCTCTACAAGTTTCGGGTGCACGGCGCCGACGGTGCCGTCAGTGAGCGCGCCGACCCGTTCGCCTACGCCACCGAGGTGCCGCCGCGCACCGCATCGGTGGTGACGGCCAGCGACTACACCTGGAACGACTCCGCCTGGATGGCGCAACGCGCCCGACGTGCTCCGGCCAACGAGCCGATGAGCACCTACGAGGTGCACCTGGGCTCATGGCGGCCAGGGCTGAGCTACCGCCAGCTCGCGATTGATCTGACCGAATACGTTGTGCAGCAGGGCTTCACCCATGTCGAGCTGTTGCCGGTCGCAGAGCATCCGTTCGGCGGCTCGTGGGGATACCAGGTGACCTCCTACTACGCCCCGACAGCCCGCTTCGGCAGTCCTGATGACTTCCGCGCGCTCGTGGATGCGCTGCACGCCGCCGGCATCGGCGTCATCGTGGACTGGGTTCCGGCACACTTCCCCAAGGACGAGTGGGCTCTCGGCCGATTCGACGGAACACCGCTGTATGAGCACTCCGACCCGAGACGTGGCGAGCAACTCGACTGGGGCACCTATGTTTTCGACTTCGGCCGCCCAGAGGTCCGTAACTTCCTGGTCGCCAATGCGCTGTATTGGCTCACCGAGTTCCATGTGGACGGGCTGCGGGTGGATGCCGTGGCATCGATGCTCTACCTGGACTATTCGCGGCCCCACGGCGGGTGGACACCGAATATTCACGGTGGGCGCGAGAATCTGGAGGCGGTGCAGTTCCTGCAGGAACTGAATGCGACCACCCATCGGGTGGCGCCGGGCAGCGTCACCATCGCCGAGGAGTCCACCTCGTGGCCGGGAGTCACCCGCGACACCGGTCTTGGCGGACTGGGCTTTTCGATGAAATGGAACATGGGCTGGATGCACGACACCCTGGCCTACCTCGGTCATGATCCGGTGCACCGCAGCTACCACCACCACAACATGACCTTCTCCATGTTGTACGCGTTCAGCGAGCATTTCGTGCTGCCGATCAGCCACGACGAGGTCGTACACGGCAAAGGCACACTGTGGACCCGGATGCCCGGAGACGACCACCACAAGGCAGCCGGCCTGCGGACACTGCTGGCCTACCAATGGGCGCATCCCGGCAAGCAGTTGCTGTTCATGGGCCAGGAGTTCGGCCAGCGGGCCGAGTGGTGCAACGAGCGCGGCGTCGACTGGTTCCAGCTCGACCCCGGGCGCGAGCCCGAAGGTTATTCACCCGGGATCCTGCGCCTGGTCTCCGACCTCAATGCCCACTATCGGGCTCTGCCGGCTCTGTGGAGTCAGGACGCCGACCCACGCGGCTACTCCTGGATCGATGCCAACGACTCTGCCAGCAACGTGCTGAGTTTTCTGCGCTACGGCGCCGACGGTTCGGTACTGGCATGCGTGTTCAACTTCGCCGGCCTGACCCACGCCGACTATCACCTGGGACTGCCTCAGGCGGGCCGCTGGCGTGAGGTGCTCAACACCGATGCTGCCGGCTATCGCGGATCGGGCCAAGGCAACCTCGGTGGTGTCGAGGCAACAGACGCACCCTGGCACGGTCGCCCGGCCTCGGCGGTGCTGGTCCTGCCGGCCCTGTCCGCGGTATGGCTGGCGCCCGAGTAG
- a CDS encoding neutral zinc metallopeptidase yields the protein MLDGSPVSVFADPFRVGGLQAVDGPTGLRPDAPPPTREVEGTDGGRIDQLAAQSVSDLEAFWTTTYPNTFDGEFRPAKSLLSWDPGQLRGKFCDNRTFLLVNAAYCYLDNTIGWDRRLLLPALRSANGDMAVTMVLAHEYGHAIARTAGITKRRQTPTLVAEQQADCLAGVYLRWVAQGDSPRFTLSTGDGLNGVLAAMLALRDPLLGPDETIGGNEHGSAFERISAFQFGFTDGADSCAAIDAQEIEQRRGELPVQLQQNETGEVAVSEESVQLVIDAMNTAYAPTEPPQLTFDAATAATCPDARPSPPASYCPATNTIAVDLPALQTMGTPSKDQKLATLSGDNTAYSALVSRYLQRVQIEHGGLVLDNAAAALRTACLTGVATTRLSQGVTTSNGGRIALTAGDLDEAVAGLLTNGLAAGDVNGESVPAGFSRIDAYRTGVLGDLDRCLARFP from the coding sequence ATGTTGGACGGCTCGCCGGTGTCGGTCTTCGCCGACCCCTTCCGGGTGGGTGGTCTGCAGGCCGTCGACGGCCCGACCGGACTGCGCCCGGACGCCCCACCGCCGACGCGCGAGGTCGAGGGCACCGATGGCGGACGCATCGATCAACTCGCCGCACAGTCGGTCAGCGACCTTGAGGCGTTCTGGACCACCACCTACCCCAACACCTTCGACGGCGAATTCAGACCGGCGAAGTCACTGCTGTCGTGGGATCCCGGGCAGCTCCGCGGAAAGTTCTGCGACAACCGCACTTTCCTGCTGGTTAACGCCGCCTACTGCTACCTGGACAACACCATCGGTTGGGACCGCCGGCTGCTGCTGCCCGCGCTGCGCAGCGCCAACGGCGACATGGCCGTCACCATGGTGCTCGCCCACGAGTACGGCCATGCGATCGCCCGGACGGCCGGCATCACCAAACGACGCCAGACGCCCACCCTGGTAGCCGAACAACAGGCCGACTGCCTGGCCGGTGTCTACCTGCGCTGGGTGGCACAAGGTGACTCCCCGCGCTTCACGCTGAGCACCGGCGACGGGCTCAACGGCGTGCTGGCCGCGATGCTGGCCCTGCGTGATCCGCTGCTGGGTCCCGACGAGACCATCGGCGGCAACGAGCACGGCTCGGCCTTCGAGCGGATCTCGGCCTTCCAGTTCGGCTTCACCGACGGCGCCGACTCGTGTGCGGCCATCGATGCCCAGGAGATCGAGCAGCGACGCGGCGAGTTGCCCGTGCAGTTGCAGCAGAACGAGACGGGTGAGGTAGCGGTCAGCGAGGAGTCGGTGCAGCTTGTCATCGACGCGATGAACACCGCGTATGCGCCTACCGAGCCGCCGCAGCTGACCTTCGACGCCGCGACCGCTGCCACGTGCCCCGACGCCCGCCCCAGCCCGCCGGCTTCCTACTGCCCGGCCACCAACACCATCGCGGTGGACCTGCCGGCCCTGCAGACCATGGGCACGCCCAGCAAAGATCAGAAGCTGGCGACACTGTCCGGGGATAACACCGCCTATTCGGCTTTGGTCTCGCGGTACCTGCAGCGGGTTCAGATCGAACACGGCGGACTGGTGCTGGACAACGCCGCCGCGGCGCTGCGCACCGCCTGCCTGACCGGCGTGGCCACCACCCGACTGTCCCAGGGCGTCACCACCTCCAACGGTGGCAGGATCGCACTGACCGCGGGCGACCTCGACGAAGCGGTCGCTGGGCTGCTGACCAATGGGCTGGCCGCCGGCGACGTCAACGGCGAATCGGTACCGGCGGGCTTTTCCCGCATCGACGCCTACCGCACCGGCGTGCTCGGCGATCTCGACCGCTGCCTGGCCCGCTTCCCGTGA
- a CDS encoding alpha-1,4-glucan--maltose-1-phosphate maltosyltransferase yields the protein MAGRVEVDDVEPVISCGRYPAKAVVGEIVPVKATVWREGHEAVAATLVVRYVGRRYPLPGDPPAVPSAGSALHLPMQTGFDAYVFHGAFTPDTVGLWTFRVEGWGDPLQSWRHAVTAKLDAGQGSTELSNDLLIGAGLFDRAAAGVPSAQRKPVRAAAAALRASGDAVSRAAQALSAELEELLARYPLRELVTSGVEHQVWVDRPLARSGAWYEMFPRSTGGWDPDGRPVHGTFATAAKALPRIAQMGFDVVYLPPVHPIGRIHRKGRNNSATAEPGDVGSPWAIGSAEGGHDAIHPELGDIGDFDGFVAAARRLDLEVALDLALQCAPDHPWASQHREWFTELPDGTIAYAENPPKKYQDIYPLNFDNDPAGLYGEVLRVVRFWIDHGVKIFRVDNPHTKPPDFWLWLIAAVKNIDADVLFLSEAFTPPARQYGLAKLGFTQSYSYFTWRTTKSEITEFGCQIAELADYRRPNLFVNTPDILHASLQYGGPGMFAIRAVLAATLGPTWGVYSGFELFEDRALHEGSEEYLDSEKYELRPRDFVGALAEGRSLEPFIARLNEIRRLHPAFDQLRTVHFHHVDNDALLAYSKFDPASGDTVLVVVTLNPFGAEQAMLRLDMWALGMPDYQRFWVRDQVSGEDYNWGQDNYVRLDPAHAVAHIVTMPPISAAARSEMLRRS from the coding sequence GTGGCTGGCCGAGTCGAGGTCGACGATGTCGAACCGGTCATCTCCTGCGGCCGTTACCCGGCCAAGGCCGTGGTCGGTGAGATCGTCCCGGTCAAGGCCACGGTGTGGCGCGAAGGCCACGAGGCGGTTGCCGCCACGCTGGTGGTGCGCTACGTCGGGCGCCGCTACCCGCTGCCCGGCGATCCTCCGGCGGTGCCCTCAGCCGGTTCGGCGTTGCATCTGCCCATGCAGACCGGATTCGACGCCTATGTCTTTCATGGCGCCTTTACCCCCGACACCGTCGGGTTGTGGACCTTTCGGGTCGAAGGTTGGGGTGACCCCCTGCAGAGCTGGCGGCACGCAGTGACCGCGAAGCTGGATGCGGGCCAAGGTTCGACAGAGCTGTCCAATGACTTGTTGATCGGCGCCGGGTTGTTCGACCGCGCCGCGGCCGGGGTGCCCTCGGCACAGCGCAAACCCGTGCGGGCGGCGGCGGCGGCACTGCGGGCTTCGGGAGATGCGGTCTCGCGGGCTGCGCAGGCGCTCTCGGCAGAGCTCGAGGAGCTGCTGGCCCGCTACCCCTTGCGGGAGCTGGTCACCTCCGGCGTCGAACACCAGGTCTGGGTCGATCGGCCGCTGGCGCGCAGCGGTGCCTGGTACGAGATGTTTCCGCGCTCGACCGGCGGCTGGGACCCCGACGGCCGTCCGGTGCACGGTACCTTCGCCACCGCGGCCAAAGCTTTGCCCCGGATCGCGCAGATGGGTTTCGACGTGGTGTACCTGCCACCGGTGCATCCGATCGGCAGGATTCATCGCAAGGGCCGCAACAACTCCGCGACCGCCGAGCCCGGCGATGTCGGGTCGCCGTGGGCCATCGGGAGCGCCGAGGGTGGACACGACGCAATACATCCGGAACTGGGCGACATCGGCGACTTCGACGGCTTCGTCGCCGCAGCGCGCCGCCTCGACCTGGAGGTTGCGCTGGACCTGGCACTGCAGTGCGCACCCGACCATCCCTGGGCGTCGCAGCATCGGGAATGGTTCACCGAACTGCCTGACGGCACCATCGCCTACGCGGAGAACCCGCCGAAGAAGTACCAGGACATCTACCCGCTGAACTTCGACAACGACCCGGCAGGCCTGTATGGGGAAGTGTTGCGGGTGGTCCGATTCTGGATCGATCACGGAGTCAAGATCTTTCGGGTCGACAACCCACACACCAAACCGCCGGACTTCTGGCTCTGGCTGATCGCCGCCGTGAAGAACATCGACGCCGACGTGTTGTTTCTCTCCGAGGCGTTCACTCCCCCGGCCCGCCAATACGGCCTGGCCAAGCTGGGATTCACCCAGTCTTATTCGTACTTCACTTGGCGGACCACGAAATCGGAGATCACCGAGTTCGGATGCCAGATCGCCGAGCTAGCCGACTACCGCCGCCCGAATCTGTTCGTCAACACCCCCGACATCCTGCACGCCAGCCTGCAGTACGGCGGCCCCGGGATGTTCGCCATCCGCGCAGTGCTGGCCGCGACACTGGGCCCCACCTGGGGCGTCTACTCGGGGTTCGAGTTGTTCGAGGACCGCGCCCTACATGAGGGCAGTGAGGAGTACCTCGACTCGGAGAAGTACGAACTGCGTCCCCGTGACTTTGTCGGTGCGCTCGCCGAAGGCCGATCGCTGGAGCCGTTCATTGCACGGCTCAACGAGATCCGCCGCCTGCATCCGGCCTTCGACCAGCTGCGCACCGTGCATTTCCATCATGTCGACAATGACGCACTGTTGGCCTACAGCAAGTTCGACCCGGCCTCCGGTGACACCGTTTTGGTGGTCGTGACGCTGAACCCGTTCGGCGCCGAGCAGGCGATGCTGCGCCTGGACATGTGGGCGCTGGGCATGCCGGACTACCAACGATTCTGGGTGCGTGATCAGGTCAGCGGCGAAGACTACAACTGGGGTCAGGACAACTACGTGCGCCTGGACCCGGCGCACGCGGTCGCCCACATCGTCACCATGCCGCCGATCAGTGCCGCCGCCCGCTCCGAAATGCTGCGTCGATCATGA
- a CDS encoding tetratricopeptide repeat protein, whose translation MTRPRPPIGPALAGAVDLSGLKQPAQSGGAAGSAAAPPGATEITEANFEDEVLVRSNQVPVVVLLWSPRSEACISLADALAALAQADNADGAARWSLATVNVDVAPRVAQVFGVDAVPTVVALAAGQPLTSFQGVQPPDQLRRWVDSLIAATAGKLAGGDAEQPEPVDPVLAQAREHLDAGDFPAARAAYQALLETDPNHVEAKGALRQLTFLERATGRDPDAPARADANPDDAEAAFAAADVQILNQDVTAAFDRLIALVRRTAGDERAAVRTRLVELFELFDPADPEVVAGRRNLANALY comes from the coding sequence GTGACGCGTCCTCGACCCCCGATCGGCCCGGCGTTGGCCGGCGCAGTGGATTTGTCCGGCCTCAAGCAGCCGGCGCAGTCCGGCGGTGCCGCCGGTAGTGCCGCGGCCCCGCCCGGCGCCACCGAGATCACCGAGGCCAACTTCGAAGACGAGGTATTGGTCCGGTCCAACCAGGTGCCGGTGGTGGTCCTGCTGTGGTCGCCACGCAGCGAGGCCTGTATCTCGCTGGCCGACGCCCTGGCCGCGCTGGCCCAGGCCGACAACGCCGATGGCGCGGCCAGGTGGTCGCTGGCCACCGTGAACGTCGATGTCGCCCCGCGGGTGGCCCAGGTATTCGGTGTGGACGCCGTACCGACCGTGGTGGCGCTTGCCGCCGGGCAGCCCCTCACCAGCTTCCAAGGTGTGCAGCCGCCCGATCAGCTCCGCCGCTGGGTGGACTCGCTGATAGCGGCCACCGCAGGCAAATTGGCCGGTGGGGACGCTGAGCAGCCGGAGCCGGTGGACCCGGTTCTGGCGCAGGCCCGTGAGCACCTCGACGCCGGTGATTTTCCGGCGGCGCGCGCGGCTTATCAGGCGTTGCTGGAGACTGACCCCAACCACGTCGAAGCCAAGGGTGCGCTGCGCCAGCTCACCTTCCTGGAACGGGCCACCGGCCGGGACCCCGACGCACCGGCGCGGGCTGATGCGAACCCGGATGACGCCGAAGCCGCATTCGCCGCCGCTGACGTACAGATCCTCAACCAGGACGTCACGGCCGCCTTTGACAGGCTGATTGCCCTGGTGCGCCGGACCGCCGGCGACGAGCGTGCCGCCGTGCGGACCCGGCTGGTTGAGCTGTTTGAGCTGTTCGACCCCGCGGACCCGGAGGTGGTTGCGGGTCGGCGCAACCTGGCCAACGCGCTCTACTGA
- the glgP gene encoding alpha-glucan family phosphorylase, translating into MKALRRFTVRAHLPERLLALEQLSMNLRWSWEQPTQELFAAIDPELWHSCGRDPVALLGAVSPDRLEALAADEAFTARLDALDADLTEYLTEPRWYQAQQDAGAALPAAIAYFSMEFGVAEALPNYSGGLGILAGDHLKSASDLGVPLIAVGLHYRSGYFRQALTGDGWQRETYPALDPQGLPLRLLVETDGKPVLIEVALPGAGQLRARIWVAQVGRVPLLLLDSDIGENPHQLRGITDRLYGGDQEHRIRQEILAGIGGVRAIREFTRLQGVPAPEVFHMNEGHAGFLGVERIRELIAEQGLDFDTALTVVRSATVFTTHTPVPAGIDRFPADMVRRYFDDGDDALAAGVPLERIMELGVEQDPGTFNMAHMGLRLAQRANGVSRLHGRVSRGMFDDLWPGFDADEVPIGSITNGVHAPSWAAPPWLQLIRGVAPPDSFSEPATWQRLEQVDSVTLWSIRSQLRSLLVDEVRLRLLQSGLERGSSEAELGWIATAFDPDVLTIGFARRVPTYKRLTLMLRDPERLEQLLLDERRPVQLIVAGKSHPADDDGKALIQQVVRFADRPEVRHRIAFLPDYDMSMARRLYAGCDVWLNNPLRPLEACGTSGMKSALNGGLNLSIRDGWWDEWFDGENGWAIPTADGVADDNRRDDLEAAALYDLLAASVVPKFYERDEQGVPPRWIEMVHHTLQTLGPKVLASRMVHDYVQQCYAPAAQSSRRTCEPVDGVPYGAARQLADYRRRAEAAWPHIQITDVDSTGLPDAPWLGSELTLTAAVRLAGLRPDEVVVQAVLGRVDSGDTLLDPVTVAMTHAHTDSDGTEVFSTTSRLPVAGAVGYTVRVLPSHPLLSGDAELGLVTLA; encoded by the coding sequence GTGAAGGCCCTCCGCCGGTTCACCGTTCGCGCCCACCTCCCCGAGAGGCTGCTTGCGCTTGAGCAGCTGTCGATGAACTTGCGCTGGTCCTGGGAGCAGCCCACCCAAGAGCTGTTCGCCGCGATCGACCCCGAGCTGTGGCACAGCTGCGGCCGCGATCCGGTGGCACTGTTGGGCGCGGTCAGCCCCGATCGGCTCGAAGCGCTGGCCGCCGATGAGGCGTTCACCGCCCGGCTCGATGCGTTAGACGCTGACCTGACCGAGTACCTGACGGAGCCGCGGTGGTACCAGGCCCAGCAGGACGCCGGTGCCGCACTCCCGGCCGCGATCGCCTACTTCTCCATGGAATTCGGCGTCGCCGAAGCGCTGCCCAACTACTCGGGTGGGTTGGGGATCCTGGCCGGGGATCATCTGAAGTCCGCATCGGACCTGGGTGTCCCGTTGATCGCGGTCGGGCTGCACTACCGATCCGGCTATTTCCGCCAGGCACTGACCGGCGACGGTTGGCAGCGGGAGACCTATCCGGCGCTTGACCCGCAGGGTCTGCCGTTGCGGCTGTTGGTCGAGACTGACGGCAAGCCGGTCCTGATCGAGGTGGCGTTGCCCGGAGCCGGCCAGCTACGGGCCCGCATCTGGGTCGCGCAGGTCGGCCGAGTTCCGTTGTTGCTGCTGGATTCCGACATCGGCGAGAACCCGCACCAACTGCGGGGCATCACCGATCGGCTCTACGGTGGCGACCAGGAACACCGGATCCGTCAGGAGATCCTGGCCGGAATCGGCGGGGTGCGGGCCATCCGCGAGTTCACCCGATTGCAGGGCGTACCGGCACCCGAGGTGTTTCACATGAACGAGGGCCACGCGGGGTTCCTCGGCGTCGAACGCATCCGTGAGCTGATCGCCGAACAGGGCCTGGACTTCGACACCGCGCTGACGGTGGTGCGTTCGGCGACGGTGTTCACCACCCACACTCCGGTCCCGGCCGGGATCGACCGGTTCCCGGCGGACATGGTGCGCCGCTACTTCGACGACGGCGATGACGCGCTGGCCGCCGGGGTGCCCCTGGAACGCATTATGGAACTGGGGGTCGAACAGGACCCCGGCACGTTCAACATGGCGCACATGGGTCTGCGACTTGCGCAGCGTGCCAATGGTGTCTCGCGGCTGCACGGCCGGGTCAGCCGAGGCATGTTCGACGATCTGTGGCCGGGATTCGACGCCGACGAGGTACCGATCGGGTCGATCACCAACGGTGTTCACGCGCCCAGCTGGGCGGCGCCGCCATGGCTGCAGTTGATCCGCGGTGTGGCCCCGCCCGACTCGTTCAGCGAACCGGCCACGTGGCAACGGCTGGAGCAGGTGGACTCGGTGACGCTGTGGTCCATTCGGTCGCAGCTGCGCTCGCTGCTCGTCGACGAGGTCCGGCTGCGACTGCTGCAGTCCGGCCTGGAGCGGGGCTCTTCGGAAGCCGAGCTGGGCTGGATCGCTACCGCGTTCGACCCCGATGTGTTGACGATCGGCTTCGCCCGCCGCGTACCGACATACAAGCGGCTGACGCTGATGTTGCGCGACCCCGAGCGGCTCGAGCAGCTGCTGCTCGATGAGCGGCGGCCCGTGCAGTTGATCGTGGCCGGTAAGTCTCATCCGGCCGACGATGACGGTAAGGCGCTGATCCAGCAGGTGGTGCGGTTCGCCGACCGCCCCGAGGTGCGGCACCGCATCGCTTTCCTGCCCGACTACGACATGTCGATGGCGCGGCGCCTCTACGCCGGATGCGATGTCTGGCTGAACAATCCGCTACGCCCGCTGGAGGCCTGCGGAACCTCGGGAATGAAGAGCGCACTTAACGGCGGGCTGAACCTGTCGATTCGCGACGGCTGGTGGGACGAGTGGTTCGACGGGGAGAACGGCTGGGCGATTCCGACCGCAGATGGGGTCGCCGACGACAATCGCCGCGACGACCTGGAAGCCGCGGCGCTCTATGACCTGCTGGCGGCCTCGGTGGTCCCGAAGTTCTACGAGCGTGACGAGCAGGGTGTGCCACCGCGCTGGATCGAGATGGTGCACCACACCTTGCAGACGCTGGGCCCCAAGGTGCTGGCCTCGCGGATGGTGCACGACTATGTGCAGCAGTGCTATGCCCCGGCCGCCCAGTCGTCGCGGCGCACCTGTGAGCCCGTCGACGGCGTTCCTTACGGCGCGGCACGGCAGCTCGCCGACTACCGGCGCCGAGCCGAAGCGGCCTGGCCACACATCCAGATCACCGATGTCGACAGCACGGGTCTGCCCGACGCGCCGTGGCTGGGGTCGGAGCTGACGCTGACCGCCGCGGTGCGCCTGGCTGGGCTGCGGCCCGACGAAGTGGTGGTGCAGGCGGTGCTGGGCCGGGTGGATTCCGGCGACACCCTGCTGGATCCGGTGACGGTGGCCATGACGCATGCCCACACCGATTCCGACGGCACCGAGGTCTTCTCCACGACCAGCCGGCTACCTGTTGCCGGTGCGGTGGGCTACACCGTTCGGGTGCTGCCCAGCCACCCGTTGCTGTCCGGTGACGCCGAACTGGGGCTGGTCACGCTGGCCTGA